A region of Oxyura jamaicensis isolate SHBP4307 breed ruddy duck chromosome 5, BPBGC_Ojam_1.0, whole genome shotgun sequence DNA encodes the following proteins:
- the HRAS gene encoding GTPase HRas, protein MTEYKLVVVGAGGVGKSALTIQLIQNHFVDEYDPTIEDSYRKQVVIDGETCLLDILDTAGQEEYSAMRDQYMRTGEGFLCVFAINNTKSFEDIHQYREQIKRVKDSDDVPMVLVGNKCDLPARTVETRQAQDLARSYGIPYIETSAKTRQGVEDAFYTLVREIRQHKLRKLNPPDESGPGCMNCKCVVS, encoded by the exons ATGACCGAGTACaagctggtggtggtgggagctgGTGGCGTGGGGAAGAGTGCGCTGACGATACAGCTCATCCAGAACCATTTCGTTGATGAGTATGACCCCACGATAGAG GATTCCTACAGAAAGCAAGTGGTCATTGACGGAGAGACCTGTCTGCTGGACATCTTGGACACAGCGGGACAAGAGGAGTACAGCGCCATGCGAGACCAGTACATGAGGACGGGGGAGGGATTCCTCTGCGTCTTCGCCATTAACAACACCAAGTCCTTCGAGGATATCCACCAGTACAG GGAGCAGATCAAGAGGGTGAAGGACTCAGATGATGTCCCCATGGTGCTGGTGGGGAACAAATGTGACCTGCCAGCCCGGACGGTGGAGACGCGGCAAGCACAGGACCTGGCCCGGAGTTACGGGATCCCCTACATAGAAACGTCGGCCAAAACCAGACAG GGCGTCGAGGATGCCTTCTACACCTTAGTGCGGGAGATCCGGCAGCACAAACTGCGCAAGCTGAATCCTCCCGACGAGAGCGGCCCCGGCTGCATGAACTGTAAATGTGTCGTCTCGTGA
- the CFL2 gene encoding cofilin-2, which translates to MASGVTVNDEVIKVFNDMKVRKSSTPEEIKKRKKAVLFCLSDDKKQIIVEESKQILVGDIGDTVEDPYTAFVKLLPLNDCRYALYDATYETKESKKEDLVFIFWAPESAPLKSKMIYASSKDAIKKKFTGIKHEWQVNGLDDIKDRSTLGEKLGGNVVVSLEGKPL; encoded by the exons ATG GCTTCTGGAGTAACAGTGAACGATGAAGTCATAAAGGTTTTTAATGACATGAAAGTAAGGAAATCTTCAACCccagaagagattaaaaaaagaaagaaagccgTTCTCTTCTGCTTAAGTGatgacaaaaaacaaataattgtaGAGGAGTCAAAGCAGATACTGGTTGGTGACATTGGAGATACCGTGGAGGACCCCTACACAGCCTTTGTGAAGTTGCTACCACTGAATGATTGCCGATACGCTTTGTATGATGCCACATACGAGACAAAGGAATCTAAGAAAGAAGACCTGGTATTTATATTCTG GGCTCCTGAAAGTGCGcctttaaaaagcaagatgATCTACGCAAGCTCTAAAGatgccattaaaaagaaatttacag GTATTAAACATGAGTGGCAAGTAAATGGTTTGGATGATATTAAGGACCGTTCAACACTTGGAGAGAAATTGGGAGGCAACGTGGTAGTTTCACTTGAAGGAAAACCCTTATAA